A single region of the Elusimicrobiota bacterium genome encodes:
- a CDS encoding ankyrin repeat domain-containing protein translates to MSRSPEPLILLAVCGLAAACASPLIRASEKGQTPQVVALLKTGADPDQLDRWGGFTPLIAAAVNGHKDTVQALLDQGAHPDRANGLGLTALHWAASAGRADIVKLLVGKGARVDAKDEWGDTPLLLAAQRGRVDAVRLLLVSSAAVNASGIDLSVQGTSALPPAGVPDPGYTPLSLAAKSGSLAVVQLLLGSGADPGRRTASGQTALLLAAARGRADIASALLAHGAGLDERDARGRTPLALAAGTPRPDCLKALLARGADADAKDADGLTPLMHAVQSGRVEAVLALLAHGAALEPRDAHERTALLQAARTGRPEIVALLLDARAQPDATDASAETPLIAAAKQGGTAVVQLLLAHGADPGLRDHGGMTALAHARARRRADIAALLSAAR, encoded by the coding sequence ATGAGCCGCTCGCCGGAGCCTTTGATCCTGCTCGCGGTCTGCGGCTTGGCCGCGGCCTGCGCATCGCCCCTCATCCGCGCCAGCGAGAAGGGGCAGACGCCCCAGGTCGTGGCCCTGCTCAAGACAGGCGCCGATCCTGACCAGCTGGACCGCTGGGGCGGTTTCACGCCGCTCATCGCGGCCGCGGTCAACGGCCACAAAGACACGGTCCAAGCCCTCCTGGACCAAGGCGCTCATCCCGATAGAGCCAACGGCCTCGGGCTCACGGCCCTGCACTGGGCAGCCAGCGCGGGCCGGGCGGACATCGTGAAGCTCCTGGTGGGCAAAGGCGCCCGCGTGGACGCCAAGGACGAGTGGGGCGACACGCCACTCCTGCTGGCCGCCCAGCGGGGACGCGTGGATGCCGTCCGGCTCCTGCTGGTCTCCAGCGCCGCGGTCAACGCTTCCGGCATCGACCTCAGCGTGCAGGGCACCAGCGCCCTGCCGCCGGCCGGAGTTCCTGACCCGGGCTACACCCCGCTGAGCCTCGCCGCGAAGAGCGGCTCGCTGGCGGTGGTCCAGCTCCTTCTCGGCTCGGGCGCCGATCCCGGCCGGCGCACGGCAAGCGGCCAGACCGCGCTCCTGCTCGCGGCGGCCCGCGGCCGTGCGGACATCGCGTCCGCGCTGCTCGCGCACGGCGCCGGGCTCGATGAGCGCGACGCCAGGGGCCGCACTCCGCTGGCGCTGGCGGCGGGGACGCCCCGTCCCGACTGCCTCAAGGCCCTGCTGGCCCGCGGGGCCGACGCCGACGCCAAGGATGCCGACGGCCTGACCCCGCTCATGCACGCCGTCCAGAGCGGGCGGGTCGAGGCCGTGCTGGCCCTGCTCGCGCACGGCGCCGCGCTCGAGCCGCGCGACGCCCATGAGCGCACCGCGCTGCTGCAGGCGGCCAGGACGGGACGCCCGGAGATCGTCGCACTGCTCCTCGACGCGCGGGCCCAGCCCGACGCCACGGACGCATCCGCCGAGACCCCGCTGATCGCGGCGGCAAAGCAGGGCGGCACCGCCGTGGTCCAGCTGCTGCTCGCCCATGGCGCCGATCCGGGACTGCGCGACCACGGCGGCATGACGGCTCTGGCGCATGCGCGGGCCCGGCGCCGCGCGGACATCGCGGCTCTGCTCAGCGCGGCCCGTTAG
- a CDS encoding ParB/Srx family N-terminal domain-containing protein — MKLKVLDIRPTQMAIGMKEVDLRIAKLKSMQGQELAKYLSERKIPVVMGPRERVYCVDHHHLLRACWEAGVAEVPVEVKADLSRRSFPAFWKALHQARWIFLYDQFGRGPHDPVQLPGSIRCLADDPFRSLAWLVREKGGYRKTDRPFAEFRWAEFLRKHLKMHPVFDHMEGALKEAMLRARRPAAAHLPGFLRSSRG, encoded by the coding sequence ATGAAACTGAAAGTCTTGGACATCCGGCCGACTCAGATGGCCATCGGCATGAAGGAGGTGGACCTGCGCATCGCCAAGCTCAAGTCCATGCAGGGCCAGGAGCTCGCGAAATACCTGTCCGAAAGGAAGATCCCGGTCGTCATGGGCCCGCGAGAGCGCGTCTATTGCGTGGACCATCACCACCTGCTTCGGGCCTGCTGGGAGGCCGGGGTCGCGGAGGTCCCGGTCGAGGTCAAGGCGGACCTTTCCAGGCGTTCCTTCCCGGCTTTCTGGAAGGCCCTGCACCAGGCCCGCTGGATCTTCCTGTACGACCAGTTCGGTCGCGGCCCCCATGACCCGGTCCAACTGCCGGGGAGCATCCGGTGCCTGGCCGACGACCCGTTCCGCAGCCTGGCTTGGTTGGTGCGGGAGAAAGGGGGCTACCGGAAGACCGACCGCCCTTTCGCGGAGTTCCGCTGGGCGGAGTTCCTCAGGAAGCACCTCAAGATGCATCCGGTCTTCGACCACATGGAAGGGGCGCTGAAGGAGGCCATGCTTCGGGCGCGCCGGCCGGCGGCCGCCCATCTGCCGGGCTTCCTCCGGTCCAGCCGGGGCTAG